The following proteins come from a genomic window of Paramisgurnus dabryanus chromosome 19, PD_genome_1.1, whole genome shotgun sequence:
- the LOC135776604 gene encoding nuclear GTPase SLIP-GC-like, translating to MASNDMDIVKKTEQIMKDVNARIEATEFNDQSMVTLKSYIVEAISKISIENRKKTTIGIFGISGEGKSTLLSPILGKEDLLPSGSFGACTAVVSQVEANLSDSNYIAEIEFISKEEWEKEPQDLVSVLSDDSEDRDDDMTKSAKEKITALYGEDADKKTLEELNIMDLCVKIDNLLTNNNITISKLNVSFRNLSM from the exons ATATGGACATCGTGAAGAAAACAGAGCAGATAATGAAAGATGTCAATGCTAGAATTGAAGCAACAGAGTTCAATGACCAATCTATGGTTACATTAAAATCCTACATTGT AGAGGCCATTTCAAAGATATCTATcgaaaacaggaaaaaaacaacTATTGGGATTTTTGGGATATCAGGAGAAGGAAAGAGCACTCTATTAAGTCCAATCCTGGGTAAAGAGGATCTACTTCCCTCTGGTAGTTTTGGTGCATGTACAGCTGTTGTGTCTCAGGTGGAAGCAAATCTGAGTGACTCCAACTACATAGCAGAGATCGAATTCATTTCTAAAGAG GAATGGGAGAAAGAACCTCAAGATCTTGTCAGTGTTTTGTCGGATGACAGTGAGGACAGGGATGATGACATGACGAAAAGTGCTAAAGAAAAGATCACTGCACTGTATGGAGAAGATGCAGATAAGAAAACATTAGAAGAGCTCAATATCATGGATTTATGTGTTAAAATTGATAATCTTTTGACCAACAATAACATAACCATCTCAAAATTGAATGTAAGTTTTAGAAATCTAAGTATGTaa
- the LOC135773431 gene encoding nuclear GTPase SLIP-GC-like, producing the protein MERFSIDVFTVSSKAFFEQNPVVQKPDTEIPKLQDVLKNLNKSINRELGRDYVNEAMGVLSLIQSFLPSTDEALVQKKAEFLDDLKKNLNEALNELDCQFDSIQNNLDQCLSNGVLESVQQSLENARAEVIAPEEDNRGYHKILQALCKNNGSYKSKNRQIDLNNCLARPMKNNINEEFSIIFSVNEKTEKSIQEHLDKFSIIQRNKTYARSSMFHHIQNFIKTQETKLKASCSREILEKKKEMYASIETTIKTKMTPCYEKAAKVKGTGSFMKMQKILTETIESLKEEMFSEVKEEVLKKFKTLKTVIAI; encoded by the exons aTGGAGAGATTCAGCATTGATGTTTTTACTGTAAGCTCCAAGGCTTTCTTCGAGCAGAATCCAGTTGTGCAAAAACCTGACACAG AAATCCCAAAGCTGCAGGATGTTTTGAAGAATCTTAACAAGAGCATCAACCGAGAACTGGGCAGAGATTATGTCAATGAAGCCATGGGAGTTTTGTCCTTGATACAAAGTTTCCTACCAAGTACAGATGAAGCATTG GTTCagaaaaaagcagaattccttgaTGACCTGAAGAAGAATCTGAATGAGGCACTGAATGAGTTGGATTGTCAGTTTGATAGCATTCAGAATAATCTGGATCAATGTCTTTCAAATGGTGTATTAGAGTCAGTGCAACAATCTCTTGAGAATGCAAGGGCAGAAGTGATTGCACCT GAAGAAGATAACAGAGGATATCATAAAATACTTCAAGCTTTGTGCAAGAATAATGGCAGCTATAAGTCAAAAAACCGTCAAATAGATCTCAACAATTGTTTGGCCCGTCCAATGAAGAACAACATAAACGAGGAGTTCTCTATTATATTTtc TGtcaatgaaaaaactgaaaaatcAATCCAAGAACATCTTGATAAATTCAGTATAATCCAAAGAAACAAAACATACGCCAGATCTTCAATGTTTCATCACATTCAGAACTTCATCAAGACTCAG GAAACCAAACTGAAGGCATCATGCAGCAGAGAAATCCTTGAGAAAAAGAAGGAAATGTACGCCTCAATTGAAACTACCATCAAGACAAAAATGACTCCTTGCTATGAAA aaGCGGCAAAAGTAAAAGGAACAGGATCATTCATGAAAATGCAGAAGATTCTCACAGAAACAATTGAGTCATTAAAAGAAGAAATGTTCAGTGAGGTTAAAGAGGAAGTGCTTAAAAAATTCAAAACCTTGAAG ACAGTGATAGCTATCTAA